The Ornithorhynchus anatinus isolate Pmale09 chromosome 1, mOrnAna1.pri.v4, whole genome shotgun sequence genome includes a window with the following:
- the ISL1 gene encoding insulin gene enhancer protein ISL-1 — protein sequence MGDMGDPPKKKRLISLCVGCGNQIHDQYILRVSPDLEWHAACLKCAECNQYLDETCTCFVRDGKTYCKRDYIRLYGIKCAKCSIGFSKNDFVMRARSKVYHIECFRCVACSRQLIPGDEFALREDGLFCRADHDVVERASLGAGDPLSPLHPARPLQMAAEPISARQPALRPHVHKQPEKTTRVRTVLNEKQLHTLRTCYAANPRPDALMKEQLVEMTGLSPRVIRVWFQNKRCKDKKRSIMMKQLQQQQPNDKTNIQGMAGTPMVAASPERHDGGLQANPVEVQSYQPPWKVLSDFALQSDIDQPAFQQLVNFSEGGPGSNSTGSEVASMSSQLPDTPNSMVASPIEA from the exons ATGGGCGACATGGGAGATCCACCAAAAA aaaAACGTCTGATTTCCCTATGTGTTGGTTGCGGCAATCAGATTCACGATCAGTATATTCTGAGGGTTTCTCCGGATTTGGAATGGCATGCGGCGTGTTTGAAATGTGCCGAGTGTAACCAGTATCTGGACGAGACCTGTACATGCTTTGTTAGAGATGGTAAAACCTACTGTAAAAGAGATTATATCAG GCTATACGGCATCAAGTGCGCCAAGTGCAGCATCGGGTTCAGCAAGAACGACTTCGTGATGCGCGCCCGCTCCAAGGTCTATCACATCGAGTGTTTCCGCTGCGTGGCCTGCAGCCGCCAGCTCATCCCCGGGGACGAGTTCGCGCTGCGGGAGGACGGGCTCTTCTGCCGGGCTGATCACGATGTGGTGGAAAGGGCCAGTCTGGGCGCGGGAGATCCGCTCAGCCCCCTGCATCCCGCCCGCCCGCTCCAGATGGCAG CAGAACCTATCTCCGCCAGGCAGCCCGCCCTGCGACCCCACGTCCACAAGCAGCCGGAGAAGACCACCCGGGTGCGGACCGTCCTGAACGAGAAGCAGCTGCATACCTTGAGGACCTGCTACGCGGCCAACCCGCGGCCGGACGCCCTCATGAAAGAGCAGCTGGTGGAGATGACCGGGCTGAGCCCCCGGGTCATCCGCGTCTGGTTCCAGAACAAGCGCTGTAAGGACAAGAAGCGCAGCATCATGATGAAACAGCTGCAGCAGCAACAGCCCAACGACAAGACG AATATCCAGGGGATGGCGGGGACCCCCATGGTGGCCGCCAGCCCGGAGAGGCACGACGGCGGTTTGCAGGCCAACCCCGTGGAGGTGCAGAGCTACCAGCCGCCCTGGAAAGTTCTGAGCGACTTCGCCCTGCAGAGCGACATCGATCAGCCCGCCTTCCAACAACTG GTTAATTTTTCGGAAGGAGGCCCCGGTTCCAATTCTACCGGGAGTGAAGTAGCATCGATGTCTTCTCAGCTCCCAGACACCCCCAACAGCATGGTAGCCAGTCCGATCGAGGCATGA